In Paucidesulfovibrio gracilis DSM 16080, the genomic stretch GTCGCGTCCGTGGATCCGTCGTTAACCAGGATAATTTCATGACTTGCGCCCATTCCGGTAAGCGCGGCGCTGATGCGGGTATGGAATTCGCGGATGCACAGTTCCTCATTGTGCATGGGCGTGACGATGCTGACTTCGATATTCTTGCTCATGAATGGTCCGTGCCTGTTTTACTGAGGTTGTGATCCGGAAACCGCGGCAAAAAGGATTTTCGATCCGGCAGGAGCGTGCGCTCCCCGCGATGCCCCGGCCCATGCCCCGGCCGCCGGATCGGGGCGACACGCTGCAACAAGCCGATCATGGTCGGCGCGTCAGGTCTGGAGCTGTCCGTAGTGGACGAGCTGCGCCTGCATGGATTGCAGAACGTCGCTCCACCGCGGGTCGGCCAGACGGTCATATTCCACCCGCCATTGCTCGCCCACACGCAGGGCGCCGAAATCCGCCGGCAGAGGCGGATCGTTTTCCCGGGGCATCCCGGGGTGACAGACAATCTCCACCACACGGTCACTGCTGCCCGCCATATACGCTTTGAACGCTTCGGGCAACAATTGATCCCCCTGGTCCGCGATTCCCCAGACGTGGTCGGGCCAGCGAACCTGCTCGGGACAACGTTGCCGCAGGGAGCAGACCTTGAGAAACTTGATACGCAGCCCACCCTTGTCCATGCGCCATGCCCAGCCCCGCTCCCGCGGCCGCCGGACCCAGCCGATGCCGTGCCTGCGGGCCAGTCGCGTGGCCACGGTCATCATGCCCGGCCAGGCGTGGATGTGCTTTTCGCTATCCAGGTGGGTCGGCCGCACGCCAAGATCCTGAATCCGGCTGATTTGCGCATCCCATTCCGCCTCCACCTCCCGGAGATCCACCTTCCTGGCCAGGTAGCGGGCAAGGAGCCTGCCATAGTCCCCCAGAAACAGCTTCTGGTCCGAAATGAGCGTGGAGACGCGCCCCGGCTCGGACACGGGCTTGCCGCGCAGCACATTGAGATGCACGCCAAGACCCACGCCGCCCAATTGGGATGCCGCTTCCAGATCCGGCCCATTGGCCATGAGCGTGGAAGACGTAACTATCCCGCGTTCCGACAAATCCGCCACGGCCCGGCGTA encodes the following:
- a CDS encoding ChbG/HpnK family deacetylase, coding for MFVIVNVDDLGLHPAVRRAVADLSERGIVTSSTLMANGPDLEAASQLGGVGLGVHLNVLRGKPVSEPGRVSTLISDQKLFLGDYGRLLARYLARKVDLREVEAEWDAQISRIQDLGVRPTHLDSEKHIHAWPGMMTVATRLARRHGIGWVRRPRERGWAWRMDKGGLRIKFLKVCSLRQRCPEQVRWPDHVWGIADQGDQLLPEAFKAYMAGSSDRVVEIVCHPGMPRENDPPLPADFGALRVGEQWRVEYDRLADPRWSDVLQSMQAQLVHYGQLQT